Proteins encoded in a region of the Salmo trutta chromosome 34, fSalTru1.1, whole genome shotgun sequence genome:
- the LOC115173645 gene encoding myocyte-specific enhancer factor 2D homolog isoform X3, producing the protein MGRKKIQIQRITDERNRQVTFTKRKFGLMKKAYELSVLCDCEIALIIFNHSNKLFQYASTDMDKVLLKYTEYNEPHESRTNADIIETLRKKGFSGCESPEPDGEDSIDQIPLNDDKYRKTTEDLDILFKRYGVSSSVPPPTFSVPVTVQASNQNALQFSNPGNAMVTTSYVTSSSLSDNHHLSPQPPALQRNTVSPGLPQRPASAGAMLGGDLNNSNGGCPSPVPNGYISARASPGLLSVSNGNSLGKVVPAKSPPPPQSPQMVNSRKPDIRVITTQGGKSLMQMTDDELEMNAQRLAGAQVTQMLTTPVVSVTTPSLLAQGMPFSAMPTAYNTEYQLTSADITALHALASPGGLLQGNAPWQQSLSQQQHQQQQQLSLASLSNLVMWGMDKQSGDLSSQISSLAANLSASQSNLLLGRDEWLGRPVGHIPQGAMLTVNTNSNVSIKSEPISPGRDRRSPCPPPSSSGGGNQTTVPPPQYPGSLLCLEPPTGRSPAHSLSSNGSSYEGNDRDDPGAGGGIGGSAAGNRGRSLPPDFSPSVELLRAQNEVEQEGANIKRMRLDAWVT; encoded by the exons ATGGGGAGGAAGAAGATTCAGATCCAACGGATCACCGATGAGAGGAACAGACAG GTGACGTTCACCAAGAGGAAGTTTGGCCTGATGAAGAAGGCGTACGAGCTGAGCGTGCTGTGCGACTGTGAGATCGCCCTCATCATCTTCAACCACTCCAACAAGCTGTTCCAGTACGCCAGCACCGACATGGACAAGGTCCTGCTCAAGTACACCGAGTACAACGAGCCCCACGAGAGCCGGACCAACGCTGACATCATCGAG ACGTTGCGAAAGAAAGGCTTCAGCGGTTGCGAAAGTCCCGAGCCGGACGGAGAGGACTCCATAGACCAGATCCCCCTGAACGACGACAAATACCGCAAGACCACCGAAGACCTAGACATCCTCTTCAAGCGCTACGGTGTAagt TCTTCGGTCCCGCCCCCCACATTCTCTGTGCCCGTCACCGTCCAGGCCTCTAATCAGAACGCATTGCAGTTCAGTAACCCTGGGAACGCCATGGTGACCACCTCCTACGTGACGTCGTCATCGCTCTCTGACAACCACCACCTGTCACCCCAGCCGCCGGCGCTCCAGAGAAACACAGTATCTCCCGGGTTGCCACAGCGACCGGCCAGCGCAG GTGCTATGCTCGGAGGTGACTTGAACAACTCAAATGGTGGATGCCCAAGTCCAGTCC CGAACGGCTACATCAGTGCCAGGGCCTCCCCgggcctcctctctgtctccaacgGCAACAGCCTGGGGAAAGTAGTTCCGGCCAAGTCCCCACCTCCGCCTCAGAGCCCACAGATGGTCAACAGCCGCAAGCCAGACATCCGGGTAATCACCACTCAGGGTGGGAAGAGCCTGATGCAGATG ACAGACGATGAGCTGGAGATG AATGCCCAGCGTTTGGCCGGTGCACAAGTGACCCAGATGCTCACCACACCGGTGGTCTCTGTGACAACGCCCAGCCTCCTGGCGCAGGGGATGCCCTTCTCCGCCATGCCGACAGCTTACAACACAG AATACCAGCTGACGAGCGCTGACATCACCGCTCTGCACGCCCTGGCGTCACCAGGCGGCCTGCTGCAAGGCAACGCGCCATGGCAACAGTCTTTATCCCAGCAGCAAcatcaacaacagcaacaacttAGTCTGGCGTCGCTTAGCAACTTGGT CATGTGGGGCATGGACAAACAGAGCGGGGATTTGTCTAGCCAGATCTCCAGTCTGGCAGCCAATCTGAG CGCCTCGCAGTCCAACCTCCTCTTGGGTAGAGATGAGTGGTTGGGCCG GCCGGTGGGCCACATACCTCAGGGCGCCATGCTGACTGTCAACACCAACTCCAATGTGAGCATCAAGTCTGAACCCATCTCGCCCGGCCGAGACCGCCGCTCACCGTGCCCCCCGCCGTCCTCCTCTGGAGGGGGCAACCAGACGACCGTGCCCCCGCCACAGTACCCTGGTTCCCTACTGTGCCTGGAGCCACCAACCGGCCGTTCCCCCGCCCACAGCCTCAGCAGCAACGGCAGCTCCTACGAGGGCAATGACCGGGATGACCCCGGGGCAGGCGGCGGCATTGGCGGAAGTGCAGCGGGCAACCGTGGCCGTTCCCTGCCCCCTGATTTCAGCCCTTCGGTGGAGCTCCTGCGAGCCCAGAATGAGGTGGAGCAGGAGGGGGCCAACATCAAACGCATGAGACTCGACGCGTGGGTCACATAG
- the LOC115173645 gene encoding myocyte-specific enhancer factor 2D homolog isoform X5 encodes MGRKKIQIQRITDERNRQVTFTKRKFGLMKKAYELSVLCDCEIALIIFNHSNKLFQYASTDMDKVLLKYTEYNEPHESRTNADIIETLRKKGFSGCESPEPDGEDSIDQIPLNDDKYRKTTEDLDILFKRYGSSVPPPTFSVPVTVQASNQNALQFSNPGNAMVTTSYVTSSSLSDNHHLSPQPPALQRNTVSPGLPQRPASAGAMLGGDLNNSNGGCPSPVPNGYISARASPGLLSVSNGNSLGKVVPAKSPPPPQSPQMVNSRKPDIRVITTQGGKSLMQMNAQRLAGAQVTQMLTTPVVSVTTPSLLAQGMPFSAMPTAYNTEYQLTSADITALHALASPGGLLQGNAPWQQSLSQQQHQQQQQLSLASLSNLVMWGMDKQSGDLSSQISSLAANLSASQSNLLLGRDEWLGRPVGHIPQGAMLTVNTNSNVSIKSEPISPGRDRRSPCPPPSSSGGGNQTTVPPPQYPGSLLCLEPPTGRSPAHSLSSNGSSYEGNDRDDPGAGGGIGGSAAGNRGRSLPPDFSPSVELLRAQNEVEQEGANIKRMRLDAWVT; translated from the exons ATGGGGAGGAAGAAGATTCAGATCCAACGGATCACCGATGAGAGGAACAGACAG GTGACGTTCACCAAGAGGAAGTTTGGCCTGATGAAGAAGGCGTACGAGCTGAGCGTGCTGTGCGACTGTGAGATCGCCCTCATCATCTTCAACCACTCCAACAAGCTGTTCCAGTACGCCAGCACCGACATGGACAAGGTCCTGCTCAAGTACACCGAGTACAACGAGCCCCACGAGAGCCGGACCAACGCTGACATCATCGAG ACGTTGCGAAAGAAAGGCTTCAGCGGTTGCGAAAGTCCCGAGCCGGACGGAGAGGACTCCATAGACCAGATCCCCCTGAACGACGACAAATACCGCAAGACCACCGAAGACCTAGACATCCTCTTCAAGCGCTACGGT TCTTCGGTCCCGCCCCCCACATTCTCTGTGCCCGTCACCGTCCAGGCCTCTAATCAGAACGCATTGCAGTTCAGTAACCCTGGGAACGCCATGGTGACCACCTCCTACGTGACGTCGTCATCGCTCTCTGACAACCACCACCTGTCACCCCAGCCGCCGGCGCTCCAGAGAAACACAGTATCTCCCGGGTTGCCACAGCGACCGGCCAGCGCAG GTGCTATGCTCGGAGGTGACTTGAACAACTCAAATGGTGGATGCCCAAGTCCAGTCC CGAACGGCTACATCAGTGCCAGGGCCTCCCCgggcctcctctctgtctccaacgGCAACAGCCTGGGGAAAGTAGTTCCGGCCAAGTCCCCACCTCCGCCTCAGAGCCCACAGATGGTCAACAGCCGCAAGCCAGACATCCGGGTAATCACCACTCAGGGTGGGAAGAGCCTGATGCAGATG AATGCCCAGCGTTTGGCCGGTGCACAAGTGACCCAGATGCTCACCACACCGGTGGTCTCTGTGACAACGCCCAGCCTCCTGGCGCAGGGGATGCCCTTCTCCGCCATGCCGACAGCTTACAACACAG AATACCAGCTGACGAGCGCTGACATCACCGCTCTGCACGCCCTGGCGTCACCAGGCGGCCTGCTGCAAGGCAACGCGCCATGGCAACAGTCTTTATCCCAGCAGCAAcatcaacaacagcaacaacttAGTCTGGCGTCGCTTAGCAACTTGGT CATGTGGGGCATGGACAAACAGAGCGGGGATTTGTCTAGCCAGATCTCCAGTCTGGCAGCCAATCTGAG CGCCTCGCAGTCCAACCTCCTCTTGGGTAGAGATGAGTGGTTGGGCCG GCCGGTGGGCCACATACCTCAGGGCGCCATGCTGACTGTCAACACCAACTCCAATGTGAGCATCAAGTCTGAACCCATCTCGCCCGGCCGAGACCGCCGCTCACCGTGCCCCCCGCCGTCCTCCTCTGGAGGGGGCAACCAGACGACCGTGCCCCCGCCACAGTACCCTGGTTCCCTACTGTGCCTGGAGCCACCAACCGGCCGTTCCCCCGCCCACAGCCTCAGCAGCAACGGCAGCTCCTACGAGGGCAATGACCGGGATGACCCCGGGGCAGGCGGCGGCATTGGCGGAAGTGCAGCGGGCAACCGTGGCCGTTCCCTGCCCCCTGATTTCAGCCCTTCGGTGGAGCTCCTGCGAGCCCAGAATGAGGTGGAGCAGGAGGGGGCCAACATCAAACGCATGAGACTCGACGCGTGGGTCACATAG
- the LOC115173645 gene encoding myocyte-specific enhancer factor 2D homolog isoform X8, whose product MGRKKIQIQRITDERNRQVTFTKRKFGLMKKAYELSVLCDCEIALIIFNHSNKLFQYASTDMDKVLLKYTEYNEPHESRTNADIIETLRKKGFSGCESPEPDGEDSIDQIPLNDDKYRKTTEDLDILFKRYGVSSSVPPPTFSVPVTVQASNQNALQFSNPGNAMVTTSYVTSSSLSDNHHLSPQPPALQRNTVSPGLPQRPASAGAMLGGDLNNSNGGCPSPVPNGYISARASPGLLSVSNGNSLGKVVPAKSPPPPQSPQMVNSRKPDIRVITTQGGKSLMQMTDDELEMVSENAQRLAGAQVTQMLTTPVVSVTTPSLLAQGMPFSAMPTAYNTEYQLTSADITALHALASPGGLLQGNAPWQQSLSQQQHQQQQQLSLASLSNLVPVGHIPQGAMLTVNTNSNVSIKSEPISPGRDRRSPCPPPSSSGGGNQTTVPPPQYPGSLLCLEPPTGRSPAHSLSSNGSSYEGNDRDDPGAGGGIGGSAAGNRGRSLPPDFSPSVELLRAQNEVEQEGANIKRMRLDAWVT is encoded by the exons ATGGGGAGGAAGAAGATTCAGATCCAACGGATCACCGATGAGAGGAACAGACAG GTGACGTTCACCAAGAGGAAGTTTGGCCTGATGAAGAAGGCGTACGAGCTGAGCGTGCTGTGCGACTGTGAGATCGCCCTCATCATCTTCAACCACTCCAACAAGCTGTTCCAGTACGCCAGCACCGACATGGACAAGGTCCTGCTCAAGTACACCGAGTACAACGAGCCCCACGAGAGCCGGACCAACGCTGACATCATCGAG ACGTTGCGAAAGAAAGGCTTCAGCGGTTGCGAAAGTCCCGAGCCGGACGGAGAGGACTCCATAGACCAGATCCCCCTGAACGACGACAAATACCGCAAGACCACCGAAGACCTAGACATCCTCTTCAAGCGCTACGGTGTAagt TCTTCGGTCCCGCCCCCCACATTCTCTGTGCCCGTCACCGTCCAGGCCTCTAATCAGAACGCATTGCAGTTCAGTAACCCTGGGAACGCCATGGTGACCACCTCCTACGTGACGTCGTCATCGCTCTCTGACAACCACCACCTGTCACCCCAGCCGCCGGCGCTCCAGAGAAACACAGTATCTCCCGGGTTGCCACAGCGACCGGCCAGCGCAG GTGCTATGCTCGGAGGTGACTTGAACAACTCAAATGGTGGATGCCCAAGTCCAGTCC CGAACGGCTACATCAGTGCCAGGGCCTCCCCgggcctcctctctgtctccaacgGCAACAGCCTGGGGAAAGTAGTTCCGGCCAAGTCCCCACCTCCGCCTCAGAGCCCACAGATGGTCAACAGCCGCAAGCCAGACATCCGGGTAATCACCACTCAGGGTGGGAAGAGCCTGATGCAGATG ACAGACGATGAGCTGGAGATGGTGAGCGAG AATGCCCAGCGTTTGGCCGGTGCACAAGTGACCCAGATGCTCACCACACCGGTGGTCTCTGTGACAACGCCCAGCCTCCTGGCGCAGGGGATGCCCTTCTCCGCCATGCCGACAGCTTACAACACAG AATACCAGCTGACGAGCGCTGACATCACCGCTCTGCACGCCCTGGCGTCACCAGGCGGCCTGCTGCAAGGCAACGCGCCATGGCAACAGTCTTTATCCCAGCAGCAAcatcaacaacagcaacaacttAGTCTGGCGTCGCTTAGCAACTTGGT GCCGGTGGGCCACATACCTCAGGGCGCCATGCTGACTGTCAACACCAACTCCAATGTGAGCATCAAGTCTGAACCCATCTCGCCCGGCCGAGACCGCCGCTCACCGTGCCCCCCGCCGTCCTCCTCTGGAGGGGGCAACCAGACGACCGTGCCCCCGCCACAGTACCCTGGTTCCCTACTGTGCCTGGAGCCACCAACCGGCCGTTCCCCCGCCCACAGCCTCAGCAGCAACGGCAGCTCCTACGAGGGCAATGACCGGGATGACCCCGGGGCAGGCGGCGGCATTGGCGGAAGTGCAGCGGGCAACCGTGGCCGTTCCCTGCCCCCTGATTTCAGCCCTTCGGTGGAGCTCCTGCGAGCCCAGAATGAGGTGGAGCAGGAGGGGGCCAACATCAAACGCATGAGACTCGACGCGTGGGTCACATAG
- the LOC115173645 gene encoding myocyte-specific enhancer factor 2D homolog isoform X6 encodes MGRKKIQIQRITDERNRQVTFTKRKFGLMKKAYELSVLCDCEIALIIFNHSNKLFQYASTDMDKVLLKYTEYNEPHESRTNADIIETLRKKGFSGCESPEPDGEDSIDQIPLNDDKYRKTTEDLDILFKRYGVSSSVPPPTFSVPVTVQASNQNALQFSNPGNAMVTTSYVTSSSLSDNHHLSPQPPALQRNTVSPGLPQRPASAGAMLGGDLNNSNGGCPSPVPNGYISARASPGLLSVSNGNSLGKVVPAKSPPPPQSPQMVNSRKPDIRVITTQGGKSLMQMTDDELEMVSENAQRLAGAQVTQMLTTPVVSVTTPSLLAQGMPFSAMPTAYNTEYQLTSADITALHALASPGGLLQGNAPWQQSLSQQQHQQQQQLSLASLSNLVMWGMDKQSGDLSSQISSLAANLRPVGHIPQGAMLTVNTNSNVSIKSEPISPGRDRRSPCPPPSSSGGGNQTTVPPPQYPGSLLCLEPPTGRSPAHSLSSNGSSYEGNDRDDPGAGGGIGGSAAGNRGRSLPPDFSPSVELLRAQNEVEQEGANIKRMRLDAWVT; translated from the exons ATGGGGAGGAAGAAGATTCAGATCCAACGGATCACCGATGAGAGGAACAGACAG GTGACGTTCACCAAGAGGAAGTTTGGCCTGATGAAGAAGGCGTACGAGCTGAGCGTGCTGTGCGACTGTGAGATCGCCCTCATCATCTTCAACCACTCCAACAAGCTGTTCCAGTACGCCAGCACCGACATGGACAAGGTCCTGCTCAAGTACACCGAGTACAACGAGCCCCACGAGAGCCGGACCAACGCTGACATCATCGAG ACGTTGCGAAAGAAAGGCTTCAGCGGTTGCGAAAGTCCCGAGCCGGACGGAGAGGACTCCATAGACCAGATCCCCCTGAACGACGACAAATACCGCAAGACCACCGAAGACCTAGACATCCTCTTCAAGCGCTACGGTGTAagt TCTTCGGTCCCGCCCCCCACATTCTCTGTGCCCGTCACCGTCCAGGCCTCTAATCAGAACGCATTGCAGTTCAGTAACCCTGGGAACGCCATGGTGACCACCTCCTACGTGACGTCGTCATCGCTCTCTGACAACCACCACCTGTCACCCCAGCCGCCGGCGCTCCAGAGAAACACAGTATCTCCCGGGTTGCCACAGCGACCGGCCAGCGCAG GTGCTATGCTCGGAGGTGACTTGAACAACTCAAATGGTGGATGCCCAAGTCCAGTCC CGAACGGCTACATCAGTGCCAGGGCCTCCCCgggcctcctctctgtctccaacgGCAACAGCCTGGGGAAAGTAGTTCCGGCCAAGTCCCCACCTCCGCCTCAGAGCCCACAGATGGTCAACAGCCGCAAGCCAGACATCCGGGTAATCACCACTCAGGGTGGGAAGAGCCTGATGCAGATG ACAGACGATGAGCTGGAGATGGTGAGCGAG AATGCCCAGCGTTTGGCCGGTGCACAAGTGACCCAGATGCTCACCACACCGGTGGTCTCTGTGACAACGCCCAGCCTCCTGGCGCAGGGGATGCCCTTCTCCGCCATGCCGACAGCTTACAACACAG AATACCAGCTGACGAGCGCTGACATCACCGCTCTGCACGCCCTGGCGTCACCAGGCGGCCTGCTGCAAGGCAACGCGCCATGGCAACAGTCTTTATCCCAGCAGCAAcatcaacaacagcaacaacttAGTCTGGCGTCGCTTAGCAACTTGGT CATGTGGGGCATGGACAAACAGAGCGGGGATTTGTCTAGCCAGATCTCCAGTCTGGCAGCCAATCTGAG GCCGGTGGGCCACATACCTCAGGGCGCCATGCTGACTGTCAACACCAACTCCAATGTGAGCATCAAGTCTGAACCCATCTCGCCCGGCCGAGACCGCCGCTCACCGTGCCCCCCGCCGTCCTCCTCTGGAGGGGGCAACCAGACGACCGTGCCCCCGCCACAGTACCCTGGTTCCCTACTGTGCCTGGAGCCACCAACCGGCCGTTCCCCCGCCCACAGCCTCAGCAGCAACGGCAGCTCCTACGAGGGCAATGACCGGGATGACCCCGGGGCAGGCGGCGGCATTGGCGGAAGTGCAGCGGGCAACCGTGGCCGTTCCCTGCCCCCTGATTTCAGCCCTTCGGTGGAGCTCCTGCGAGCCCAGAATGAGGTGGAGCAGGAGGGGGCCAACATCAAACGCATGAGACTCGACGCGTGGGTCACATAG
- the LOC115173645 gene encoding myocyte-specific enhancer factor 2D homolog isoform X4 gives MGRKKIQIQRITDERNRQVTFTKRKFGLMKKAYELSVLCDCEIALIIFNHSNKLFQYASTDMDKVLLKYTEYNEPHESRTNADIIETLRKKGFSGCESPEPDGEDSIDQIPLNDDKYRKTTEDLDILFKRYGVSSSVPPPTFSVPVTVQASNQNALQFSNPGNAMVTTSYVTSSSLSDNHHLSPQPPALQRNTVSPGLPQRPASAGAMLGGDLNNSNGGCPSPVPNGYISARASPGLLSVSNGNSLGKVVPAKSPPPPQSPQMVNSRKPDIRVITTQGGKSLMQMNAQRLAGAQVTQMLTTPVVSVTTPSLLAQGMPFSAMPTAYNTEYQLTSADITALHALASPGGLLQGNAPWQQSLSQQQHQQQQQLSLASLSNLVMWGMDKQSGDLSSQISSLAANLSASQSNLLLGRDEWLGRPVGHIPQGAMLTVNTNSNVSIKSEPISPGRDRRSPCPPPSSSGGGNQTTVPPPQYPGSLLCLEPPTGRSPAHSLSSNGSSYEGNDRDDPGAGGGIGGSAAGNRGRSLPPDFSPSVELLRAQNEVEQEGANIKRMRLDAWVT, from the exons ATGGGGAGGAAGAAGATTCAGATCCAACGGATCACCGATGAGAGGAACAGACAG GTGACGTTCACCAAGAGGAAGTTTGGCCTGATGAAGAAGGCGTACGAGCTGAGCGTGCTGTGCGACTGTGAGATCGCCCTCATCATCTTCAACCACTCCAACAAGCTGTTCCAGTACGCCAGCACCGACATGGACAAGGTCCTGCTCAAGTACACCGAGTACAACGAGCCCCACGAGAGCCGGACCAACGCTGACATCATCGAG ACGTTGCGAAAGAAAGGCTTCAGCGGTTGCGAAAGTCCCGAGCCGGACGGAGAGGACTCCATAGACCAGATCCCCCTGAACGACGACAAATACCGCAAGACCACCGAAGACCTAGACATCCTCTTCAAGCGCTACGGTGTAagt TCTTCGGTCCCGCCCCCCACATTCTCTGTGCCCGTCACCGTCCAGGCCTCTAATCAGAACGCATTGCAGTTCAGTAACCCTGGGAACGCCATGGTGACCACCTCCTACGTGACGTCGTCATCGCTCTCTGACAACCACCACCTGTCACCCCAGCCGCCGGCGCTCCAGAGAAACACAGTATCTCCCGGGTTGCCACAGCGACCGGCCAGCGCAG GTGCTATGCTCGGAGGTGACTTGAACAACTCAAATGGTGGATGCCCAAGTCCAGTCC CGAACGGCTACATCAGTGCCAGGGCCTCCCCgggcctcctctctgtctccaacgGCAACAGCCTGGGGAAAGTAGTTCCGGCCAAGTCCCCACCTCCGCCTCAGAGCCCACAGATGGTCAACAGCCGCAAGCCAGACATCCGGGTAATCACCACTCAGGGTGGGAAGAGCCTGATGCAGATG AATGCCCAGCGTTTGGCCGGTGCACAAGTGACCCAGATGCTCACCACACCGGTGGTCTCTGTGACAACGCCCAGCCTCCTGGCGCAGGGGATGCCCTTCTCCGCCATGCCGACAGCTTACAACACAG AATACCAGCTGACGAGCGCTGACATCACCGCTCTGCACGCCCTGGCGTCACCAGGCGGCCTGCTGCAAGGCAACGCGCCATGGCAACAGTCTTTATCCCAGCAGCAAcatcaacaacagcaacaacttAGTCTGGCGTCGCTTAGCAACTTGGT CATGTGGGGCATGGACAAACAGAGCGGGGATTTGTCTAGCCAGATCTCCAGTCTGGCAGCCAATCTGAG CGCCTCGCAGTCCAACCTCCTCTTGGGTAGAGATGAGTGGTTGGGCCG GCCGGTGGGCCACATACCTCAGGGCGCCATGCTGACTGTCAACACCAACTCCAATGTGAGCATCAAGTCTGAACCCATCTCGCCCGGCCGAGACCGCCGCTCACCGTGCCCCCCGCCGTCCTCCTCTGGAGGGGGCAACCAGACGACCGTGCCCCCGCCACAGTACCCTGGTTCCCTACTGTGCCTGGAGCCACCAACCGGCCGTTCCCCCGCCCACAGCCTCAGCAGCAACGGCAGCTCCTACGAGGGCAATGACCGGGATGACCCCGGGGCAGGCGGCGGCATTGGCGGAAGTGCAGCGGGCAACCGTGGCCGTTCCCTGCCCCCTGATTTCAGCCCTTCGGTGGAGCTCCTGCGAGCCCAGAATGAGGTGGAGCAGGAGGGGGCCAACATCAAACGCATGAGACTCGACGCGTGGGTCACATAG